Proteins from a genomic interval of Streptomyces fodineus:
- a CDS encoding SDR family NAD(P)-dependent oxidoreductase produces MSTVDYHGQTTLITGASAGIGAEFARQMAARGSDVILVARRAERLETLAAELTTAHGVRAAVIPLDLGLPAAGQTLAEEVARRGLEVTSVVNNAGFGTFGPFHTEDPKRLGQEISVDVAAVVDISRAFIEPLRTAGTGVLVNVASMAAYFPTPNMAVYAAAKAFVLNFTEALWHESRGTGLRVLALSPGATSTEFFDVVGTDAADGDSKRQSPQEVVATALRTLDRRTPPPSVISGRLNRAMATLARAASRRRTVQFMGSTTSAHQPAR; encoded by the coding sequence ATGAGCACCGTCGACTACCACGGCCAGACCACCCTCATCACCGGCGCCAGCGCCGGAATCGGCGCCGAGTTCGCCCGGCAGATGGCCGCGCGGGGCTCAGACGTCATTCTCGTGGCCCGCCGCGCGGAACGGCTGGAGACGCTGGCCGCCGAACTCACTACGGCTCACGGCGTACGGGCCGCAGTCATCCCCCTCGACCTCGGCCTGCCCGCCGCGGGGCAGACCCTCGCCGAGGAGGTGGCGCGCCGCGGTCTGGAGGTGACCAGTGTCGTGAACAACGCCGGCTTCGGTACCTTCGGCCCGTTCCACACCGAGGACCCCAAGCGGCTCGGCCAGGAGATCAGCGTCGACGTCGCGGCCGTCGTCGACATCAGCCGGGCATTCATCGAGCCGCTGCGGACCGCCGGCACCGGAGTGCTGGTCAACGTCGCGAGCATGGCCGCGTACTTCCCCACCCCGAACATGGCCGTCTACGCGGCGGCCAAGGCGTTCGTGCTGAACTTCACCGAGGCCCTCTGGCATGAATCCCGCGGGACCGGGCTGCGCGTGCTCGCGCTGTCGCCCGGAGCGACCAGCACCGAGTTCTTCGACGTCGTCGGCACGGACGCGGCCGACGGCGACAGCAAGCGCCAGTCCCCGCAGGAGGTCGTTGCCACGGCACTGCGAACGCTCGACCGCCGCACCCCACCGCCGAGCGTCATCTCCGGCCGCCTCAACCGCGCGATGGCGACCCTGGCCCGCGCGGCCAGCCGACGCCGCACGGTCCAGTTCATGGGATCCACGACCTCCGCCCACCAGCCGGCGCGGTGA
- a CDS encoding penicillin-binding transpeptidase domain-containing protein, protein MSEPEHATTITSRRRPRKTLRAGTATAVVTAVVAGAAYAAGLGPFARGTASGSGPAPAAVAQARAFLADWAAGRLPNAAGRTNRPGTAQEVLSNFTKGLDIGRPALTAEAPAEGGDGNVSVPFTARMPIAGLGTWTYKSKLSLSEQEKGGWKVNWTLSLVHPHLSDTAKFHLERGGADPAPVVDRNGKTLSIDAHPSVRPVLAQVASGGGGSGSGPRGAIQLVDRATGEVERTEATFGGQGDTSAGRTVHTTLDVTWQSAAEKALAAHADGKNASLVALRIDNGQILAMANSPSSGFNRAVSGTYAPGSTWKIVTSSALLLKDAVAPGDIVDCPKYLTVGKQFHNVETSEHRNATFLRDFAESCNTAFIGLRGKLGDQELGDVARKYFGVGQDWHVGIPSYDGSVPAPKDETEKAASVIGQGRIQANPLIMASVTATAVSGTFHQPTIKGDAKDTTTTAALPGKVVTRLREMMRTTVTDGTARSLSDLSGDIGAKTGTAEVSDGEPNNGWLVAYRGNVAVACVVEQGITGGGSAGPILHSLLAAVPADAS, encoded by the coding sequence ATGTCCGAACCCGAACACGCCACCACGATCACCAGCCGCCGGAGGCCGCGCAAGACGTTACGGGCCGGCACCGCGACAGCTGTGGTGACAGCGGTCGTCGCGGGCGCGGCATACGCAGCCGGCCTCGGTCCCTTCGCCCGCGGCACAGCCTCCGGTTCCGGCCCCGCCCCGGCGGCCGTAGCCCAAGCCCGCGCCTTCCTCGCCGACTGGGCCGCAGGACGCTTGCCGAACGCGGCCGGCCGCACCAACCGACCCGGTACGGCGCAGGAGGTGCTGAGCAACTTCACCAAGGGCCTCGACATAGGCAGACCCGCGCTGACGGCTGAGGCGCCCGCCGAGGGCGGGGACGGCAACGTCAGCGTCCCCTTCACGGCGCGGATGCCCATAGCCGGTCTGGGCACCTGGACCTACAAGTCGAAACTGTCACTCAGCGAGCAGGAAAAGGGCGGATGGAAGGTGAACTGGACACTCAGCCTCGTCCACCCGCACCTGAGCGACACGGCGAAGTTCCACCTGGAGCGCGGGGGCGCGGATCCGGCCCCGGTTGTCGACCGGAACGGAAAAACCCTCTCGATCGACGCCCACCCGTCCGTGCGCCCCGTCCTGGCCCAAGTCGCCTCCGGCGGGGGTGGTTCCGGTTCCGGCCCGCGAGGTGCGATCCAGCTCGTCGACCGGGCCACGGGGGAGGTCGAGCGTACGGAGGCCACCTTCGGCGGCCAGGGCGACACGTCGGCCGGCCGAACCGTCCACACCACGCTCGACGTCACCTGGCAGTCCGCCGCGGAGAAGGCTCTCGCGGCCCACGCCGACGGCAAGAACGCCTCGCTGGTCGCACTCCGGATCGACAACGGGCAGATCCTGGCCATGGCCAACTCCCCGTCGTCCGGCTTCAACCGCGCCGTTTCCGGCACCTATGCGCCAGGCTCCACATGGAAGATCGTCACAAGCAGCGCCCTGCTGCTCAAGGACGCCGTGGCGCCTGGGGACATCGTCGACTGTCCGAAGTACCTCACGGTCGGAAAGCAGTTCCACAACGTGGAGACCTCCGAACACCGCAACGCTACTTTCCTGAGGGACTTCGCGGAGTCGTGCAACACCGCCTTCATCGGCCTGCGGGGCAAGCTCGGTGACCAGGAGCTGGGCGACGTCGCCCGCAAGTACTTCGGCGTCGGCCAGGACTGGCACGTCGGCATCCCCTCCTACGACGGCTCGGTACCGGCTCCGAAGGACGAGACCGAGAAGGCCGCCTCGGTGATCGGCCAGGGCAGGATCCAGGCCAACCCGCTGATCATGGCTTCCGTCACCGCGACCGCCGTCTCCGGTACCTTCCATCAGCCCACGATCAAGGGCGACGCCAAGGACACGACCACCACTGCCGCACTCCCCGGCAAAGTCGTCACGCGACTGCGCGAGATGATGCGCACCACCGTCACCGACGGCACGGCGAGAAGCCTGTCCGACCTCTCGGGCGACATCGGCGCGAAGACCGGTACCGCGGAGGTCTCCGACGGCGAGCCCAACAACGGATGGCTCGTCGCCTACCGCGGCAACGTGGCCGTGGCGTGCGTCGTGGAACAGGGAATCACCGGCGGCGGCTCCGCCGGCCCCATCCTCCACAGCCTGCTGGCCGCTGTTCCCGCCGATGCCTCCTGA
- a CDS encoding TetR/AcrR family transcriptional regulator — MDHRAGNPAGPGLRERTRRAVQAEIVTTAMRLFLEHGFEATTMEQIANEIGISRRSLFRYFGTKEDIVLGDHADHGEALRTALEARPAGEPPWEALRAALKALYESLPYSPEDFLKITSMLHASPSLRARQLEKRQQWTDLLVPDIVRRLGATADPMNELRARALAACALACLEAATEAWVRSGGTIDMERAFDEAVAAARG, encoded by the coding sequence ATGGACCATCGCGCGGGCAATCCGGCGGGACCGGGACTGCGGGAGCGCACCCGGCGAGCTGTGCAGGCCGAGATCGTCACCACTGCGATGCGGCTGTTCCTCGAGCACGGATTCGAAGCCACCACCATGGAGCAGATCGCGAACGAGATCGGCATCTCGCGACGCTCGCTGTTCCGCTACTTCGGCACCAAAGAGGACATCGTGCTCGGCGACCACGCCGACCACGGCGAGGCCCTGCGGACCGCACTGGAAGCGCGTCCCGCCGGCGAACCGCCCTGGGAAGCTCTCCGGGCGGCCCTCAAGGCACTCTACGAGTCGCTCCCTTACTCACCTGAGGACTTCCTCAAGATCACCAGCATGCTGCACGCCTCGCCCTCCCTCCGGGCGCGCCAACTGGAGAAGCGCCAGCAGTGGACGGACCTGCTCGTCCCGGACATCGTGCGGCGCCTCGGCGCAACCGCGGACCCCATGAACGAGCTGCGGGCCCGCGCGCTCGCCGCCTGCGCCCTGGCCTGCCTGGAGGCCGCAACGGAAGCCTGGGTGCGCAGCGGCGGCACGATCGACATGGAGCGGGCCTTCGACGAGGCGGTCGCCGCAGCCCGCGGATGA
- a CDS encoding LysR family transcriptional regulator: protein MAVAEESHFGRAATRLGMAQPPLSQRIQRLERELEVRLFERSSRQVTITEAGTLLLAEARELLARSEVFMATARRIRDGETGLLRAALSPDIPGETVAALLTDFQRRHEGLELELLELTTTQQLARFASHDLDVGIVHHPCDVSGLELGPVLRRELGVLLPRDAEAAELDEVPLASLAGYDLILFPRAAAPALYDDLLTACARNGYTPAAVRHGQGASFVRGLVLSANAVAFGPRDAQPPEARDRHADLAVGIDAGVVWRPLAGAPLAWRHSVAWPKGRGDAAVSAFTEAATHALRATAGATGDVPSRPLHLRPASEYWL, encoded by the coding sequence GTGGCTGTTGCAGAAGAGTCACACTTCGGCCGTGCCGCGACTCGACTGGGCATGGCCCAGCCGCCGTTGTCGCAGCGCATCCAGCGCCTGGAACGGGAGCTGGAAGTCCGGTTGTTCGAGCGCAGCAGCCGACAGGTGACCATCACCGAAGCGGGGACGCTGCTGTTGGCGGAGGCCCGTGAACTGCTGGCCCGCTCCGAGGTGTTCATGGCCACCGCGCGCCGCATTCGGGACGGCGAGACCGGGCTCCTACGAGCGGCGCTGTCGCCCGACATTCCCGGCGAGACCGTCGCCGCGCTGCTCACGGACTTCCAACGCCGTCATGAGGGACTGGAGTTGGAGCTACTGGAGCTCACCACCACCCAGCAGCTCGCCCGGTTCGCGTCACACGACCTGGACGTCGGGATCGTCCACCATCCCTGCGATGTCTCCGGTCTGGAGCTCGGCCCGGTTCTCCGTCGCGAGCTGGGTGTGCTGTTGCCGCGCGACGCCGAGGCGGCCGAACTCGACGAGGTACCGCTCGCCTCACTCGCGGGCTACGATCTGATCCTCTTCCCCCGTGCCGCGGCTCCGGCGCTGTACGACGACCTGCTGACCGCTTGCGCCCGCAACGGTTACACCCCCGCCGCAGTCCGGCACGGTCAGGGTGCCAGCTTCGTCCGCGGCCTGGTCCTGTCCGCCAACGCTGTCGCGTTCGGCCCGCGCGACGCCCAGCCCCCGGAGGCACGCGACCGGCACGCGGACCTCGCCGTCGGCATCGACGCAGGCGTTGTGTGGCGTCCGCTCGCCGGCGCCCCGCTGGCCTGGCGGCACTCCGTCGCCTGGCCCAAGGGGCGCGGCGACGCCGCCGTCAGCGCCTTCACGGAGGCGGCCACGCATGCCCTGCGCGCGACGGCCGGCGCCACCGGCGACGTACCCTCGCGGCCGTTGCACCTTCGCCCGGCATCGGAGTACTGGCTGTGA